ACGACATCGACAAACGCCTCCATCACAAGTATTCGCTGCATCGTCGCAGCTCTTACGGCGAGCCTAGTCTTTTAGTTTCCGCCTTGCTGTGGAAGAAAATACAGAGGTTTTCGACTTTTGCTGGGCGGGTGCACAAACGAGTTCGGCGATGGCCCGCCGAAGCCGAGAATCAGGTGCGACCTCCAGCAACAGTGAGCCTCCGAGCAGCGCCGCATCCGCCGCCGCTCCGTCGTCCGGCAGGAAGGCTTTGATTTCCCATGCAGGACCATAGCGCGCCCAAGCGTCCTGCAGTTGCCGCTCAGGAGCCCGGCCCACGGATGAGGAGCGCACCTTATTTATCACGACGACGGGCGCGGCCTGCGGCACCGCAGCGTCAAGCTCCGCAAGGCCGCGGACCAGCCGTGGCACTCCGACAGGATCCGCGGCGCCAACGGCGTAAACGGTGTCGGCGAGCTCAAGGGAACGCAGGGTGGCCGCGTTCCGCCGGGGAGCCATCGTGTCAAAACTCAGTTCCTCGTCAGCTTCGAGGCAGAAGCCAGTATCCACCACAACAACCTCGGCAATCTGCCTCGCACGCTCAAGCACCAAGGCAAGGGCCGATGCCCGGAGTTCGGTCCAGCGGTCCGCACGGGTGATGCCGGTGAGCACACGGAAGGAGCCCAGTTTAGTGGCAACGGGAGTGGCCACTTTCTTCAAGGCCTCCGTATCCAGCAGGCCCTGGTCGGCGAGCCTGCACGCTTGAGCGAGGCCGGCGGACTCATCCATGAGACCCAGCACCGCCGCTATGCTCGCCCCAT
This genomic interval from Arthrobacter sp. SLBN-100 contains the following:
- a CDS encoding AAA family ATPase; translation: MNIPVITVGQSREDLVGGLERLHGPVTVVRRCEELTELLAACQSGLARAAVVADGSEDLTASLVDRLGAVGVAVIALTDSVEEASRLRGIGVASALTGVESAVLSDRIAEAVALLAGGVPPGAPRSSPADPGAALTPVEAGTGKGPEEPGPGRIIAVWGPAGSPGRTTLAANIAGELAAQGKTVLLVDADSYGASIAAVLGLMDESAGLAQACRLADQGLLDTEALKKVATPVATKLGSFRVLTGITRADRWTELRASALALVLERARQIAEVVVVDTGFCLEADEELSFDTMAPRRNAATLRSLELADTVYAVGAADPVGVPRLVRGLAELDAAVPQAAPVVVINKVRSSSVGRAPERQLQDAWARYGPAWEIKAFLPDDGAAADAALLGGSLLLEVAPDSRLRRAIAELVCAPAQQKSKTSVFSSTARRKLKD